The proteins below are encoded in one region of Catharus ustulatus isolate bCatUst1 chromosome 21, bCatUst1.pri.v2, whole genome shotgun sequence:
- the SEC16A gene encoding protein transport protein Sec16A isoform X2 — protein sequence MQQPPQPVPAGAAPPPPTGVARNMYWRNSPLSKRANAAAVPVQPVTDPFAFGRQTPQGSPLDNPSKGNAAFPQPALVHPRAGDSPHGPHTSLAAPVSQAGISSSSFSNVPVPSPSLGYVINSAAEGHPSADLGLRGPAVPVHYNPGAAVENSFSVHPGMVSAGSKPGARQDVGRDPNDAPSAPSTAALFPPPPQQPGPQWRPVPGNLQSPVRNFVPYPEQSPQTDVQNVSQPSVSASHAPPHTNVPQGPGHQGIPQNIVQAPLPAGCEKNGKNGPANSSHHMNSIQPGNVFRQNTEVTNPWLNQPYQEQFYPQPPLQDSSFVLPTAQENNPKNQSPAMSETSNRSIPTDRDPGTLSMFFRGDEAENEEILSSEKNYVMDKTEFDACQQNSASLYHQPVHPQQVATSLVSQAQLGTGSAAEMVQKGMDAQYFKHSVFAADDKAQIGDTAAGSQYENVENLECIQNQEVLPSEPQNISASSPAAGPDAYRYGSFPSQVLPKNAAVSHAEGGPNLEAPDSLPHPVRPDSVSSNYSSISHRSASGSARPPEQVGTFIQQEIGKPDEESSASFFKQIDSSPLGGDSGELNLSKNYHGNLSQPPTPSPPKPTGVFQTSANSSFEPVRSHGVGIKPAEIDQAKMVVELRESHSNQKNIKKNTTMPAASPGNLEQPPDNLETIYMPQVHPGPLAGSGEGGNTLHSGPVVENIQSVSERRSSTRAQGAVKKCDSPATTLWAHNELPNFGGNVLLAPAAPAVYVPAKQSVEVIQPPEEGLSNQQPCKPGTIAVQHSQDGNTTFENLENPPKMGEEEALQSQASSGYASLLSSPPTESLQNQPILIAQPNQSYNLAQPINFSISLSNQLSNNENNQPMKDSGVGDKPAMGPQTSHAGGENMPLPVMQVGSLLVNALPNTNLLKHNLLQSPGNSSDAASNQPANLLMKTPLNLTPEGQKNVNVEGLAPEFASKPGSNSSVSPGTNLPSGSASGLVPPVNSIAQGNNSANQSSSKEAAGVLDFTVSRTLEKSSTSNSVQVHNQSPSGAPVQQAASGAAQVRPEGPDKQHFYQQVTKDVQHQAVAQGALPPQPQMQAAQMQPPTSGQSSVPPDSQISTGAKAMQQGENQVLGNRPQPGGPQEAGSAQPRYDQTSPGKQPLSEQPPGAPAATAPPASTAQPVPPNGQQDLQRPPPPQTPQEAFGPPQNPYYYYRHPYDAYQAPYPPPYPPADPRTAAHLYYMEDSYGQYDPRYRHYDSSSAYMEPGSYRYPEPERPSSRASHCSDRPSSRQGYTEDYYGKSGWSDYYSGYYPNSYDYGDPSRWERYPYDPRYRDPRSYDQRYWYDAEHNPYQKREAYPYGSRNDRYDENWRYDPRFTGSFDDDAEPHRDPYGDDFDRRSVHSEHSGHSLRSSRSVHSHHSSFSSRSQQSQLYRSNHDLTGNAYDPPAQAASLHADYPYGGYDPSFDGQQPFPDYGYPAETGWAAVEQAPLRPSTPEKFSVPHICARFGPGGFLIKALPNLPSEGQPALVEIHSMETMLQHSPEQEEMRAFPGPLAKDETHKVDVINFAQSKAAQCFKNETLIDKESASLLWDFIVLLCRQNGTVVGTDLAELLLRDHKTVWLPGKSPNEANLIDFTNEALEQVEEESGEAQLSFLTDNLLTTVDSFEKETERFRELLLYGRKKDALESAMKHGLWGHALLLASKMDSRTHARVMTRFANSLPINDPLQTVYQLMSGRMPAASTCCGDEKWGDWRPHLAMVLSNLTNNVDLESRTIATMGDTLASKGLLDAAHFCYLMAQVGFGVYTRKTTKLVLIGSNHSLPFLKFATNEAIQRTEAYEYAQSLGSQPGCLPNFQVFKFIYACRLAEMGLAAQAFHYCEVISRTVLKDPHYYSPVLIGQLIQMSSQLRLFDPQIKEKPDQESFIEPSWLVTLRHVDGQIKEGAIAYNTDRSTPPPYECSTPSSELDRGSQCEGGGGRDMGPGAENALLASLLPNMAQQMQSVQLMPSVPQAVLDGSAAMIPPGDQGSVPFYPVAPQPLGPGSGFPPQGFSNPYGTEPSPLYLGSTLPPGGPPQEVEPQPEEQTKLETGMQRIAPESPPQNSFPEQREDDFYGRMANMGYGQRSRTTSESSAHSVGRERSNSAAKQPSPPPSAPAGKETKKETKKEAAPRKTGGTWFRWLMGKGKNEAHLPDDKNKSIVWDEQKQRWVNLDEPEEESKPPPPPPTGFPKAAQAAPPGPGAPPGASVNVFSRRAAGSRARYVDVLNPGGTKASAAVPAPSDLFAPLAPMPIPANVFVPNSVPGESQPVEGSGAAEQTPAPNQTNTDPAAAVEPEYLNPAALPPGSGLHVPNPDGSQSGEPAAVPPSGAPSAGAVPFYNPSQFAQSPAATGSSRLGRIGQRKYPTLK from the exons ATGCAGCAGCCACCgcagcctgtccctgcaggggcggctcctcctcctcccaccgGCGTGGCTCGCAACATGTACTGGAGGAACAGCCCGCTGAGCAAACGGGCAAACGCCGCGGCTGTGCCGGTGCAGCCCGTCACTGACCCCTTTGCCTTCGGCAGGCAAACCCCCCAGGGCTCCCCTCTGGATAATCCATCCAAGGGCAACGCTGCcttcccacagccagccctggtgcATCCCCGCGCTGGGGACAGCCCTCACGGACCACACACGtctctggcagctcctgtgtcTCAGGCAGGGATCAGCAGCAGTTCCTTTTCTAATGTTCCAGTTCCTTCTCCGTCCCTGGGCTATGTTATAAATAGTGCTGCAGAAGGGCATCCCAGTGCTGATCTCGGACTCCGtgggcctgcagtgccggtgCATTATaacccaggagcagcagtggaaaattctTTCAGTGTGCATCCTGGAATGGTGTCTGCAGGGAGCAAACCTGGAGCTAGGCAGGATGTTGGCAGGGATCCAAATGATGCACCttcagcacccagcacagcagcgctcttcccaccacctccccagcagcctgggccCCAGTGGAGGCCTGTCCCAGGCAATCTACAGTCTCCAGTTCGGAATTTTGTGCCCTATCCTGAGCAATCTCCTCAGACTGATGTTCAGAACGTTTCCCAGCCTTCTGTCAGTGCTTCTCACGCTCCTCCACACACAAATGTCCCACAGGGTCCTGGACACCAAGGGATTCCACAAAACATCGTGCAAGCGCCTTTACCTGCTGGTTGTGAGAAGAATGGCAAAAATGGCCCTGCAAACAGCAGTCATCACATGAACAGCATCCAGCCTGGAAATGTGTTTAGGCAGAACACAGAAGTTACTAACCCTTGGTTAAACCAACCTTACCAGGAGCAGTTTTACCCACAGCCACCTTTGCAAGACTCCAGTTTTGTCCTTCCCACAGCTCaggaaaacaaccccaaaaaccaatCTCCAGCTATGTCTGAAACATCAAATAGATCTATTCCCACAGATCGAGATCCAGGGACTCTCTCCATGTTTTTTAGAGGGGATGaggcagaaaatgaagaaatactttcatctgaaaaaaattatgtaatgGATAAAACAGAGTTTGATGCCTGTCAGCAAAATTCAGCCTCCCTGTATCACCAGCCTGTGCATCCTCAGCAGGTGGCAACCAGTCTTGTCtctcaggcacagctgggtACAGGTTCAGCTGCTGAGATGGTACAGAAAGGAATGGATGCCCAGTACTTCAAGCactctgtgtttgctgctgatGACAAGGCACAGATAGGTGACACAGCTGCTGGGTCCCAGTATGAAAACGTGGAGAACCTGGAGTGCATTCAGAACCAGGAAGTGCTGCCGAGCGAACCACAGAACATCAGCGCTTCATCCCCTGCTGCTGGTCCCGATGCGTACAGGTACGGATCCTTCCCGAGCCAGGTGCTTCCAAAGAATGCTGCTGTGAGCCATGCTGAAGGAGGACCAAACCTGGAGGCACCTGATTCCTTACCTCACCCTGTCCGACCAGACAGCGTCTCTTCCAACTACAGCAGCATCAGCCACAGGAGCGCTTCCGGCTCGGCACGGCCCCCAGAGCAGGTTGGTACATTCATCCAGCAGGAAATTGGGAAACCTGATGAGGAATCCTCTGCCAGCTTCTTCAAACAGATTGACTCCTCTCCTCTGGGAGGTGATTCAGGTGAGCTGAACCTGAGCAAGAACTACCATGGCAATCTATCCCAGCCTCCCACTCCGAGTCCTCCTAAGCCTACAGGAGTGTTTCAGACAAGTGCAAATAGTTCTTTTGAACCTGTGAGGTCTCATGGAGTTGGTATAAAACCTGCAGAGATTGACCAGGCAAAGATGGTGGTTGAATTAAGAGAGAGCCACTCGAACCAAAAGAATATCAAGAAGAATACTACAATGCCTGCTGCATCTCCTGGCAATCTTGAACAGCCACCAGATAATCTGGAAACAATTTACATGCCTCAGGTACACCCAGGGCCTCTTGCAGGCTCTGGGGAAGGTGGAAACACGCTGCACTCTGGGCCTGTTGTGGAAAATATACAATCAGTATCTGAGAGACGGTCCTCAaccagagctcagggagcagTTAAGAAGTGTGATAGCCCAGCAACAACTTTATGGGCTCACAATGAGTtaccaaattttgggggaaatgtTCTCctagctcctgctgctcctgcagtgtaTGTACCTGCCAAACAGAGTGTGGAAGTCATCCAGCCACCAGAAGAAGGCCTGTCTAATCAGCAGCCATGTAAACCAGGGACTATTGCTGTGCAGCACTCCCAGGATGGAAATACAACTTTTGAAAATCTTGAGAATCCTCCCAaaatgggagaggaggaagcacTTCAGTCTCAGGCAAGTTCTGGTTATGCAAGTTTATTGTCTTCTCCACCTACAGAGTCTTTGCAAAATCAGCCTATCCTGATTGCTCAGCCTAATCAAAGCTATAACTTGGCTCAGccaattaatttttctatttctctatCTAATCAGCTAAGCAACAATGAAAACAATCAACCAATGAAGGACTCTGGAGTTGGGGACAAGCCTGCGATGGGTCCCCAAACTTCACATGCTGGTGGGGAAAATATGCCATTACCTGTGATGCAAGTTGGATCTCTGTTAGTTAATGCACTTCCAAATACTAATCTgttaaaacataatttattaCAAAGTCCTGGTAATTCTTCTGATGCTGCTTCTAATCAGCCTGCAAACTTGCTTATGAAAACTCCTCTTAATTTGACTCCAGAAGGGCAAAAGAATGTTAATGTGGAAGGCCTTGCTCCTGAATTTGCAAGCAAGCCAGGGTCTAACTCATCTGTTTCTCCTGGGACAAATCTTCCCAGTGGAAGTGCAAGTGGCCTGGTCCCCCCTGTTAATTCCATAGCACAAGGTAATAATTCTGCAAACCAATCAAGTAGCAAAGAAGCTGCTGGAGTGCTCGACTTCACAGTGTCACGGACGTtggagaaaagcagcacaagTAATTCAGTGCAGGTTCACAATCAGTCACCCTCTGGTGCCCCAGTCCAGCAGGCAGCCAGTGGTGCTGCTCAGGTGCGTCCCGAGGGGCCTGACAAACAACATTTCTATCAACAGGTGACAAAAGAtgtgcagcaccaggctgtagcacagggagctctgccaCCTCAGCCACAAATGCAAGCAGCTCAAATGCAGCCACCAACATCTGGGCAATCCTCAGTTCCTCCAGACTCCCAGATTTCCACAGGGGCTAAAGCCATGCAGCAGGGGGAGAACCAGGTGCTGGGGAACCGTCCCCAGCCTGGGGGGCCCCAAGAGGCAGgttcagcccagcccaggtatGACCAGACGAGTCCTGGGAAGCAGCCGCTGTCAGAACAGcctccaggtgctccagctgccacagcccctcctgccagcactgctcagccagTCCCACCCAACGGGCAGCAAGACCTGCAGCGTCCACCCCCTCCTCAGACCCCTCAGGAAGCTTTTGGTCCACCCCAGAACCCTTACTACTACTACAGACATCCTTACGATGCTTACCAGGCCCCATATCCACCACCTTACCCTCCTGCAGaccccaggacagcagctcacCTTTATTACATG GAGGACAGCTATGGGCAGTACGACCCCCGGTACCGACACTACGACAGCAGCAGTGCCTACATGGAGCCCGGGAGTTACCGCTACCCCGAGCCTGAACGGCCCAGCTCCAGGGCCAGCCACTGCTCTGACAGACCCTCCTCCAG GCAAGGGTATACAGAAGATTATTATGGAAAAAGTGGATGGAGTGATTATTATTCAGGCTATTACCCAAACTCTTATGATTATGGAG atCCAAGTCGCTGGGAGCGGTACCCATATGACCCCAGGTACAGAGACCCCAGAAGTTATGACCAGAGGTACTGGTATGATGCTGAACACAACCCCTACCAGAAGAGAGAAGCATATCCCTATGGCAGCAG GAACGACCGCTATGACGAGAACTGGCGCTACGATCCCCGTTTCACCGGCAGCTTTGACGACGACGCGGAGCCGCACAGGGATCCCTACGGGGACGACTTCGACCGGCGCAGCGTCCACAGCGAGCACTCGGGCCACAGCCTGCGCAGCTCCCGCAGCGTGCacagccaccacagcagcttcagctcccGCTCCCAGCAG AGCCAGCTGTACAGGAGCAATCACGACCTGACAGGTAACGCCTACGATCCCCCCGCGCAGGCGGCGTCGCTCCACGCCGATTACCCCTATGGAGGCTATGATCCCAGCTTTGATGGACAGCAGCCTTTCCCAGACTATGGCTACCCTGCTGAAACGGGCTGGGCAGCTGTGGAACAAG CACCTTTAAGACCCTCAACACCTGAGAAATTTTCAGTGCCTCATATCTGTGCCAGGTTTGGGCCTGGGGGCTTCTTAATAAAAGCTCTGCCAAACCTGCCTTCTGAGGGTCAGCCAGCTCTGGTTGAAATCCACAGCATGGAG ACTATGTTACAACATTCTCCAGAGCAAGAAGAGATGAGAGCCTTTCCTGGTCCTCTTGCTAA ggATGAGACACATAAAGTGGATGTTATTAATTTTGCACAAAGTAAAGCTGCACAATGCTTTAAGAATGAAACTTTAATTGACAAAGAATCTGCAAGTCTTCTTTGGGACTTCATTGTACTGTTGTGCAGGCAGAATGGG ACTGTTGTGGGAACAGACCTGGCTGAACTTCTGCTCCGAGATCATAAAACAGTGTGGCTTCCTGGCAAGTCCCCTAATGAGGCAAATTTGATTGATTTCACTAATGAGGCTCTGGAGCAAGTGGAAGAGGAATCTGGTGAAGCCCAGCTCTCATTTCTCACTGATAATCTTCTAACCACAGTTGACAGTTTTGAGAAGGAGACTGAGAGattcagggagctgctgctttatGGCCGTAAGAAA GATGCTTTGGAGTCTGCCATGAAGCATGGTTTGTGGGGTCATGCTCTGCTCCTTGCCAGCAAAATGGACAGCAGGACACATGCAAGAGTGATGACCAG ATTTGCCAACAGTCTCCCAATTAATGACCCTCTGCAGACTGTTTACCAGCTCATGTCTGGAAGGATGCCAGCTGCATCCACG TGCTGTGGAGATGAGAAATGGGGAGACTGGAGGCCTCACCTAGCAATGGTGTTATCCAACTTGACCAATAATGTGGACTTGGAATCCAGGACCATTGCTACCATGGGAGACACTCTTG CTTCCAAAGGCCTGCTGGATGCTGCTCATTTTTGTTACCTTATGGCCCAAGTTGGGTTTGGAGTTTACACAAGGAAGACAACAAAGCTTGTCCTAATTGGATCAAATCACAg CTTGCCATTTTTAAAGTTTGCCACCAATGAAGCCATTCAAAGAACAGAAGCTTATGAATATGCACAGTCACTAGGaagccagcctggctgcttgCCCAATTTCCAG GTGTTCAAGTTCATCTATGCCTGTCGGCTGGCTGAGATGGGGCTCGCTGCCCAGGCTTTCCACTACTGTGAAGTCATTTCCAGAACTGTCCTCAAAGACCCACATTACTATTCCCCTGTGCTGATTGGCCAGCTAATCCAG ATGTCGTCCCAGCTGCGCCTGTTTGACCCtcagataaaagaaaaaccagatCAGGAATCTTTTATTGAGCCCTCCTGGTTAGTGACACTTCGACATGTGGATGGACAGATCAAG gagggTGCAATAGCCTATAACACAGACAGATCCACTCCCCCTCCCTATGAgtgcagcactcccagctctgagctggacCGTGGCAGTCAGTGTGAGGGGGGAGGTGGCCGTGACATGGGGCCAGGTGCTGAAAATGCCTTGCTGGCATCCTTGTTACCCAACATGGCTCAACAGATGCAGAGCGTGCAGCTGATGCCTTCAG TACCTCAGGCTGTCCTTGATGGCTCAGCTGCCATGATTCCTCCTGGTGACCAGGGAAGTGTCCCCTTCTACCCAGTGGCTCCTCAGCCTCTTGGCCCAGGATCTGGCTTTCCACCTCAAGGATTTTCAAATCCTTATGGAACTGAACCGTCCCCACTATATTTAGGGTCAACACTACCCCCAGGAGGGCCACCACAAGAAGTGGAACCACAGCCAGAAGAGCAGACAAAGCTGGAAACAG gaatgcAGAGAATTGCCCCAGAGTCTCCTCCACAAAACTCCTTCCCTGAACAGAGAGAGGATGATTTCTATGGCAGAATGGCTAACATG GGCTATGGGCAAAGATCCCGAACAACCTCAGAGTCCTCTGCTCATTCTGTGGGACGAGAGAGATCCAACTCTGCAGCAAAACaaccctctcctcctccctctgctcctgcaggcaaAGAGactaaaaaggaaacaaaaaaggaggCAGCACCTAGAAAG aCTGGTGGAACCTGGTTTCGCTGGctgatgggaaaaggaaagaatgagGCTCACCTGCCAGATGACAAGAACAAATCA ATTGTTTGGGATGAGCAGAAACAACGTTGGGTTAATCTGGATGAACCAGAAGAAGAG AGTAAACCTCCTCCACCACCTCCAACAGGATTTCCTAAagctgctcaggctgctcccCCTGGGCCTGGAGCCCCACCTGGTGCCTCTGTCAATGTgttctccaggagagcag ctgggagcagagcccgtTATGTGGATGTCCTGAATCCAGGAGGAACCAaggccagtgctgctgttcctgcaccATCAGACCTGTTTGCTCCCCTGGCACCAATGCCCATTCCTGCCAACGTGTTTGTTCCAAACTCAG TTCCAGGGGAATCCCAGCCCGTGGAAGGgagtggagcagcagagcaaacaccagctccaaaccaaaccaacacagaccctgctgcagctgtggaacCAGAG TACTTAAACCCTGCAGCCCTTCCTCCTGGATCTGGACTTCATGTTCCTAACCCTGATGGCTCCCAGTCAGGCGAG CCTGCCGCTGTTCCACCCTCGGGGGCACCTTCAGCAGGAGCGGTACCGTTCTACAACCCCTCTCAATTTGCACAA TCTCCTGCAGCCACTGGAAGTTCAAGACTGGGAAGAATTGGACAGAGGAAGTATCCAACACTGAAATAG